A genomic stretch from Longibacter salinarum includes:
- a CDS encoding penicillin-binding protein gives MKPKNQILTRMYMVLTLLSVVPLFVLAQMGWIVLTEGSELKARGQNQARSTVEIPAMRGSILDRSGRALAINTARYDVALDPTIDGFEQKSAMFYRKFADLTGMSESRLRTTVAERYSPQYVMLYRGLDEMQRETVEEWDVPGLILSPRFARRYNYGTTAAHVLGHIDTDGTGRSGVELQYDDFLTGEPGWHAVKRDRRGRIKAFVGGTVVKPKHGQNVVLTIDLVRQAALEDELARGVKESGAKWGTAIAMDPNTGAILAMANVPTYDPNHPGRATSARRRNRSITDQFEPGSTFKLVGAAAAVEQDIVSLEDSVETGEGWAVFHGYTMKDVKAYGTISFAEVLSKSSNVGMAKTATRIDEGIFYQYARNLGFGQPTWIDLPGEVGGTLKKPANWSRTSLTSMSIGYEVSVTPIQLLAAYSALANGGLLVQPHVVKERRSVTGERLWTQRPDSIRRALKPSTTDALRPAFEKTVETGTATAAQVSGLEIAGKTGTALKVSGGKYSGDQARASFVGFFPADDPKIALLVIVGEPETSMYGGAVAAPIFQNIARRWVGTFPEVVDHIVAESDTASADVERMTAPSQTSPPTVQARLADASGDTMPDLRGLTTRDAVHWLQKHGVDVRLFGQGLVQKQSPQPGEPLPSTAMVTGE, from the coding sequence GTGAAGCCGAAAAATCAAATTCTGACCCGGATGTACATGGTGCTGACGCTCCTGAGCGTCGTGCCCCTGTTCGTCCTGGCACAGATGGGCTGGATCGTCCTGACGGAGGGCTCCGAGCTGAAGGCTCGCGGCCAGAACCAGGCACGGTCGACGGTCGAAATTCCGGCCATGCGCGGCTCGATTCTCGATCGCTCCGGGCGCGCCCTCGCTATCAACACCGCTCGGTATGATGTCGCGCTCGATCCCACGATCGACGGGTTCGAGCAGAAAAGCGCGATGTTCTACCGCAAGTTCGCCGACCTCACGGGTATGTCTGAGAGCCGGCTGCGGACAACGGTGGCCGAACGCTACAGCCCACAGTATGTGATGCTGTACCGCGGGCTCGACGAGATGCAGCGCGAAACCGTTGAGGAATGGGACGTCCCGGGCCTGATCCTGTCGCCACGCTTCGCCCGCCGCTACAACTACGGAACAACGGCGGCGCACGTGCTCGGGCATATCGACACCGACGGCACGGGACGCTCGGGCGTCGAGCTTCAGTACGATGACTTCCTCACGGGCGAACCGGGCTGGCACGCCGTAAAGCGTGATCGGCGCGGGCGCATCAAGGCGTTCGTGGGCGGTACCGTCGTCAAGCCGAAACACGGACAGAACGTGGTGCTGACGATCGACCTCGTCCGGCAGGCTGCACTCGAGGATGAACTCGCGAGGGGCGTGAAGGAGAGCGGGGCGAAGTGGGGAACGGCCATCGCGATGGACCCGAACACAGGCGCGATTTTAGCTATGGCCAACGTGCCGACCTACGACCCCAACCATCCGGGTCGCGCAACATCCGCCCGCCGCCGCAACCGGTCCATTACCGATCAGTTCGAGCCTGGATCGACGTTCAAGCTTGTGGGAGCCGCTGCGGCGGTTGAGCAAGACATCGTCTCGCTCGAGGACTCAGTCGAGACCGGCGAAGGGTGGGCCGTCTTCCACGGGTACACGATGAAAGATGTGAAGGCCTACGGCACGATCTCTTTCGCGGAGGTGCTGTCGAAGTCGAGTAACGTCGGCATGGCGAAAACGGCTACGCGAATTGACGAAGGCATTTTCTACCAGTACGCGCGCAACCTGGGGTTCGGTCAGCCGACCTGGATCGACCTGCCCGGCGAGGTCGGTGGGACGCTGAAGAAGCCGGCGAATTGGAGCCGCACGTCGCTGACATCTATGAGCATTGGCTACGAGGTGTCAGTGACGCCGATCCAGCTTCTGGCCGCCTACTCGGCTCTCGCGAACGGTGGACTTCTCGTGCAGCCGCACGTCGTTAAGGAGCGGCGGAGCGTCACAGGCGAACGACTCTGGACGCAGCGCCCGGACTCCATTCGGCGCGCACTGAAGCCATCGACAACCGACGCGTTGCGACCCGCTTTCGAGAAGACCGTTGAGACCGGGACGGCGACCGCTGCGCAGGTGAGTGGGCTTGAGATTGCAGGCAAGACTGGCACCGCGCTTAAGGTGAGCGGCGGAAAATATTCTGGCGATCAGGCGCGTGCGTCCTTCGTCGGGTTCTTCCCGGCTGATGATCCGAAAATCGCTCTTCTCGTCATCGTGGGCGAGCCGGAGACCAGCATGTACGGCGGCGCTGTCGCCGCCCCCATTTTCCAGAACATTGCGCGCCGCTGGGTGGGCACCTTCCCCGAGGTGGTTGACCACATCGTCGCAGAGTCGGACACAGCCTCGGCAGATGTTGAGCGCATGACGGCTCCCTCACAAACCTCCCCGCCGACCGTGCAGGCTCGTCTTGCCGACGCGAGTGGCGACACCATGCCCGACCTGAGGGGGCTGACCACACGCGACGCGGTGCACTGGCTGCAGAAGCATGGCGTCGACGTCCGGCTCTTCGGCCAGGGGCTTGTGCAGAAGCAGTCGCCGCAACCCGGGGAGCCGCTACCGTCCACCGCGATGGTAACGGGTGAATAA
- a CDS encoding response regulator, protein MTDAPDILWRHVRTARQSAPGDQPVTLVVDPDPEARLQVQYALRHDGDVDVAGTAEDAVRMATETAYDAVLISLSLPDATGMTVLKRLRFRAAYRQIPMLAITNHSLPGDRERTERAGFDGFVAKPLRPEEVRARLTRLFSKRSAEAWPGNAPRVPRAS, encoded by the coding sequence ATGACGGACGCCCCCGACATCCTCTGGCGCCACGTGCGCACCGCCCGACAATCGGCCCCCGGTGATCAGCCGGTCACTCTCGTGGTAGATCCCGATCCGGAGGCCCGCCTGCAAGTGCAGTACGCGCTGCGGCACGATGGAGATGTGGACGTTGCCGGAACCGCCGAGGATGCGGTGCGCATGGCCACGGAGACGGCCTACGACGCGGTGCTCATCAGCCTCTCCCTGCCAGACGCTACCGGCATGACGGTGTTGAAGCGCCTCCGCTTTCGGGCCGCGTACCGTCAGATACCGATGCTCGCCATCACGAACCACTCGCTGCCGGGCGACCGGGAGCGAACCGAACGGGCCGGCTTCGACGGCTTCGTAGCGAAACCGCTGCGGCCGGAGGAGGTGCGCGCTCGTCTCACCCGACTGTTTTCAAAACGCTCCGCTGAAGCCTGGCCGGGCAACGCCCCGCGAGTACCACGAGCCTCGTGA
- the rsmH gene encoding 16S rRNA (cytosine(1402)-N(4))-methyltransferase RsmH, with the protein MTASDAPAPSSDSESDADPLKYATEYHAPVLSHEVIDRLITDPSGCYVDATLGGGGHSEALLDALAPEGVVIGIDQDDEALATARDRLADEIEAGRFRTVQGNFGRLQTLLEEIGIEEIDGLLLDLGVSSHQIDVPERGFSFQREGPLDMRMDPRGGLTAHQIVNHWAQRDIADVIYHYGDERRSRPIARAIVDARPLETTHDLADAVRSAVPERDEVKSLARVFQGLRIAVNAELDVLEDVLEQSADVIREGGRIAVISYHSLEDRRVKRFLRYGNFEGKPIRDIYGTLIAPFEESPRSAIEAGEAEVQSNPRARSARLRIAERTADDAGTPVPSV; encoded by the coding sequence ATGACTGCTTCCGATGCTCCCGCTCCCTCGTCCGATTCTGAATCGGACGCCGACCCGTTGAAATACGCGACGGAGTACCACGCGCCTGTTCTTTCACACGAGGTGATCGACCGCCTGATCACGGATCCCTCCGGCTGCTACGTCGACGCCACGCTTGGCGGCGGCGGGCACTCGGAGGCGCTCCTGGATGCTCTGGCGCCCGAGGGCGTGGTGATCGGGATCGACCAGGACGACGAAGCCCTTGCGACGGCGCGCGATCGCCTGGCAGATGAGATTGAGGCCGGGCGTTTTCGCACGGTGCAGGGAAATTTTGGTCGGCTGCAGACGCTTCTGGAAGAGATCGGAATCGAAGAGATCGACGGTCTCCTACTGGATCTCGGCGTGTCCTCACACCAGATCGACGTGCCCGAGCGCGGGTTCAGTTTCCAGCGCGAAGGCCCACTCGACATGCGGATGGATCCACGTGGCGGCCTCACGGCGCATCAGATCGTGAACCACTGGGCGCAGCGCGATATCGCTGACGTGATCTACCACTACGGCGATGAGCGCCGATCCCGGCCGATCGCTCGGGCGATCGTGGATGCACGACCGCTGGAGACGACGCACGACCTGGCCGATGCGGTTCGTTCGGCAGTTCCGGAGCGCGACGAGGTAAAGAGCCTGGCTCGCGTCTTTCAGGGCCTGCGGATTGCTGTGAACGCGGAGCTCGACGTGCTCGAGGATGTGCTGGAGCAGAGTGCCGACGTGATTCGCGAGGGCGGACGCATCGCCGTGATCAGCTACCACAGCCTCGAAGACCGGCGCGTGAAGCGGTTTTTGCGCTACGGCAACTTCGAGGGGAAGCCCATTCGCGACATCTACGGCACCCTGATCGCCCCGTTCGAGGAATCTCCGCGTTCGGCCATTGAGGCAGGCGAGGCAGAAGTCCAGTCCAACCCTCGTGCTCGTAGCGCGCGTCTCCGCATCGCGGAGCGAACTGCGGACGATGCCGGAACGCCGGTGCCGTCGGTGTGA
- a CDS encoding UDP-N-acetylmuramoyl-L-alanyl-D-glutamate--2,6-diaminopimelate ligase, giving the protein MTPQSSSSTIESSRSGAAPVAWPVLQDALDRASLLQAVHAAGRDVSGMLVGQLSDDSRMIRGADVEEGAVACFIAVKGVSVDGHQFIEAAIENGASIVVCETVPEAALERHPEVVFAKVNDGRTALAELGAAFYGYPSRDLKMVGVTGTNGKTTVSYLVHHAIDALDVTTGLISTIEVRTGTVATNAALTTPGALELQRTLRRMVDDGCSACAMEVSSHALDQQRVHAIDYDIAIFTNLTSEHLDYHGTLSNYRAAKKKLFDSLAPDATAILNADDDAAPAVGASTQAEIHTYGTHADADVRFQVVDSRTSGLRLRFSVTNETLDPDQVHDFRLAGRFNAYNIAAAFAAVRALGYDADDILRVLREAPPVPGRFDQLTFDDGTTVVVDYAHTPDALENILTAVRETTDPNADLWCIFGCGGDRDASKRRVMGSLAETLADRVIVTSDNPRTEEPEAILNDIRRGMSRPAEAEWIVDRDEAIQFAAENAAPGDVVLIAGKGHETYQVIGTSRRAFDDREKARSYFQKRSSTDE; this is encoded by the coding sequence ATGACTCCTCAATCGTCGTCTTCCACGATCGAAAGCTCCCGCTCCGGTGCTGCACCGGTGGCGTGGCCCGTCCTTCAGGACGCGCTCGACCGGGCGAGTCTGCTTCAGGCCGTACACGCCGCCGGTCGTGACGTGTCCGGCATGCTCGTCGGGCAACTCTCCGATGACAGCCGGATGATTCGAGGAGCGGACGTAGAAGAGGGCGCGGTTGCATGCTTCATCGCTGTCAAAGGCGTATCAGTGGACGGCCACCAGTTCATCGAGGCGGCCATCGAGAATGGGGCGAGTATCGTCGTCTGTGAAACTGTGCCCGAGGCTGCATTAGAGCGTCATCCGGAGGTCGTCTTTGCGAAAGTGAACGACGGCCGGACGGCGCTGGCGGAGCTTGGCGCTGCCTTTTACGGTTACCCATCGCGTGACTTGAAGATGGTTGGCGTGACGGGGACAAATGGTAAGACGACTGTGTCCTACCTCGTGCACCACGCTATCGACGCCCTCGACGTGACGACGGGGCTCATCTCCACCATCGAGGTGCGCACGGGGACCGTGGCAACGAACGCGGCACTCACGACGCCCGGCGCACTTGAGCTTCAGCGCACCCTCCGCCGCATGGTGGACGACGGCTGCTCGGCCTGCGCGATGGAGGTATCGTCCCATGCGCTAGATCAACAGCGCGTCCACGCGATCGACTACGACATCGCCATTTTCACCAATCTGACGAGCGAGCACCTCGACTACCACGGCACACTCTCGAACTATCGGGCGGCGAAGAAAAAGCTATTCGACAGCCTTGCGCCGGACGCGACTGCGATCCTCAACGCCGACGATGATGCTGCCCCCGCCGTCGGGGCATCAACGCAGGCCGAGATCCACACGTACGGGACGCATGCCGACGCGGACGTTCGTTTCCAGGTGGTCGACAGTCGGACGAGCGGTCTCCGCCTGCGCTTTTCTGTCACAAATGAGACACTCGACCCGGATCAGGTGCACGATTTTCGTCTCGCGGGTCGCTTCAACGCCTACAATATCGCCGCTGCGTTCGCGGCCGTACGGGCGCTCGGCTACGATGCCGACGACATCCTGCGCGTGCTGCGGGAGGCGCCGCCGGTGCCGGGTCGCTTCGACCAGCTCACGTTCGATGATGGCACGACCGTCGTCGTCGATTACGCCCACACACCGGACGCGCTCGAGAATATTTTGACGGCGGTTCGTGAAACGACGGACCCAAACGCCGATCTGTGGTGCATTTTTGGCTGCGGTGGAGACCGTGACGCGTCCAAACGGCGTGTCATGGGAAGCCTGGCCGAGACGCTGGCCGACCGCGTGATCGTGACGAGCGACAATCCTCGCACGGAAGAGCCCGAGGCGATCCTCAACGACATTCGCCGCGGAATGAGTCGCCCCGCCGAGGCGGAGTGGATCGTGGACCGCGACGAAGCAATCCAGTTTGCCGCGGAAAACGCGGCTCCCGGTGACGTCGTCCTGATTGCCGGCAAAGGTCATGAGACCTACCAGGTCATCGGCACGAGCCGTCGTGCGTTCGACGACCGAGAAAAAGCCCGATCCTATTTCCAGAAACGCTCTTCAACCGACGAGTAG